The following proteins come from a genomic window of Aquimarina sp. MAR_2010_214:
- a CDS encoding nuclear transport factor 2 family protein, whose translation MNRNIIFIISLLTIGHLFSQQKNTIEKYYRHLRYNHVSPHVKIKGIHEIDHQEAKRTSHYVFRYNKKDQLIEVINFHYHDQRRHPLATIGAHRTVFDYANGVETRIFYDKKGNRMINDREVYKEVYQYDKNGFVNALDFYDLDNNPMESNWKIANYRWVKHKKLIIEKRYNLQNDLVDISPYFEFSITGILYRKDGSPKANYNLNEKLEIQENSIGIASYEDTYDEKGNHIKYSYHNAKGELTKNQWNFAANTQEFDSNGYLIKGAMFDENNELIHKRDFPSVTRIRMAKPASKKDTIEIREKSLGYLIALQELKPDLMKEVFHEDLAKRTMGFDQEKEKEVIRETTYKEMIEYAKSWNKTGTRFPPNPSNEIKILDIYNRIATVKLISDNWVEYLHLIRTNGEWDIINLLWQHKNIDRYPK comes from the coding sequence ATGAACAGAAATATCATATTTATAATTAGTCTTTTAACTATAGGTCATTTATTTTCTCAACAAAAAAATACAATAGAAAAATATTACAGACATCTCAGGTATAATCATGTATCGCCACATGTTAAAATAAAAGGAATTCATGAAATAGACCATCAAGAAGCAAAACGTACGTCTCATTATGTGTTTAGATACAATAAAAAAGATCAACTGATAGAGGTTATTAATTTTCACTATCATGACCAACGTAGGCATCCCTTGGCAACTATCGGTGCTCATAGAACGGTTTTTGACTATGCTAATGGGGTAGAGACGCGTATTTTTTATGACAAGAAAGGAAACAGAATGATCAATGATCGTGAAGTATATAAAGAGGTATATCAATATGATAAAAATGGATTCGTAAATGCATTGGATTTTTATGACCTCGATAATAATCCTATGGAATCTAATTGGAAAATTGCGAACTATCGATGGGTAAAACACAAAAAGTTAATAATAGAAAAGAGATATAATCTGCAAAATGACCTTGTTGATATTTCTCCATATTTTGAATTTAGTATCACAGGGATTTTATATAGAAAAGACGGATCTCCAAAAGCTAACTATAACCTTAATGAGAAGTTAGAAATTCAGGAAAATTCAATAGGAATTGCCTCTTATGAAGATACCTATGATGAAAAAGGAAATCATATTAAATATTCTTATCACAATGCAAAAGGAGAATTAACTAAAAATCAATGGAACTTTGCAGCCAATACTCAAGAGTTTGATAGCAATGGTTACCTTATAAAAGGAGCAATGTTTGATGAGAATAATGAATTAATCCACAAACGAGATTTTCCTTCTGTTACTCGTATTAGGATGGCTAAACCGGCAAGCAAAAAAGATACCATAGAAATTCGAGAAAAATCTTTAGGATATTTAATAGCATTACAAGAGTTGAAACCTGATTTAATGAAAGAAGTATTTCATGAGGACTTAGCTAAACGAACGATGGGTTTTGATCAAGAAAAAGAAAAAGAAGTGATTAGAGAGACTACCTATAAAGAGATGATAGAATATGCAAAATCATGGAATAAAACCGGAACCAGATTTCCGCCCAACCCAAGTAATGAAATCAAGATATTAGATATCTATAATCGTATAGCGACAGTTAAATTGATCTCAGATAATTGGGTAGAATATTTACACTTAATAAGAACAAATGGAGAATGGGATATTATTAATTTATTATGGCAACATAAGAATATAGATCGATATCCAAAATAA
- a CDS encoding LytTR family DNA-binding domain-containing protein, which translates to MNTIKCIIVDDEPLAQDVISDYISRLDFLSEVGKFDDALSAIEFLNTETVDLIFLDIQMPMLNGINFLKAVSSPPKVIFTTAHRHYAVDGFELNAVDYLIKPIPFYRFVQAIEKVRAHTDPAVKIAETIPDAAFFKVDNKKIKVYHTDILLIESLKDYIKVVLKDRFFVTYQTLSGMLELLPSSQFVQVHKSFIINFHYINGIQGNTLEIDDHIIPMGRSYRDNALEKIYQTGKKVWK; encoded by the coding sequence ATGAATACTATAAAATGTATTATTGTAGATGATGAGCCACTAGCTCAAGATGTTATTTCTGATTATATCAGCAGGTTAGATTTTTTATCCGAAGTTGGAAAATTTGATGATGCTTTATCTGCTATTGAATTCTTAAATACCGAAACAGTTGACCTTATTTTTCTTGATATACAAATGCCTATGTTGAATGGCATCAATTTTTTAAAGGCCGTTTCTTCTCCTCCCAAGGTTATTTTCACAACAGCACATCGTCATTATGCCGTAGATGGGTTTGAGCTTAATGCTGTTGACTACCTAATAAAACCAATTCCTTTTTATCGTTTTGTACAGGCTATTGAGAAAGTGAGAGCACACACTGATCCGGCTGTTAAAATTGCTGAAACAATCCCTGATGCTGCCTTCTTCAAAGTAGACAATAAAAAAATAAAAGTGTATCACACTGATATTTTATTAATTGAAAGCTTAAAAGATTATATTAAAGTAGTTCTAAAAGACAGGTTTTTTGTCACCTATCAGACACTTTCAGGAATGTTAGAGCTATTACCTTCTTCTCAGTTTGTACAGGTTCATAAATCTTTTATTATCAACTTTCACTATATCAATGGGATACAAGGAAACACATTAGAAATTGATGATCATATCATTCCGATGGGAAGAAGCTACAGAGATAATGCTCTGGAGAAAATATACCAGACCGGAAAAAAGGTTTGGAAATAA